AGTCTCTGCATTCCCCCATGTCCTCATCCATGAAGTGAGAGGCACAGATGCCAGCCTCCATGGCTGGtcagaagggaaagggaaggggaaaccCTGGGTCAGCAGATCAGCTCAGAAGGGATGCACCACAGAGGGAATAACGACGAGCTGCAAACCAAGATCAGAAGCTGTTACAAACCCACTTGATTTCAGCTCTGAGTGTCACCAATTGCGCTATGCAGAGACCTACAGGGAAGAAGGTGGGTTGTCTAAAACCAGTACAGATCCTTGCTTTTGTCCTGAGGCTGCAAAtctgaaaacagagagaaaataaaagggagagagagagggagaagagaaagagagagggagagagaagggggtgggggagggaaggcacaagatatttaaagaaagagaaagacaaacagcaCTGTTTCATTGTGAAAGTCACAGAATTCATCTAAAGGGCATGAATGAAagtaaaagcaaagcaaacaagtGTCAAATTTGCACCTGAGGGAAGGGAGAGCCGGCAAGACTACGAGCCAACGATTGCATTTATTATataactatttttttcatttgccctaaaaataaagcaaacaaaaaagtaaacccTTATTTGACTGTACCTTTCAAATTAATCTCTTCAAGCTAGGGGCTTAATATTATCACTAAAATCGTATTCTTGTTAAGTTTTCCAGAGACCTATTTAATTTGACAGTTAAGTTGATATCAGAGTCATGAGTCATATTTGTATGACTTGTAACTACCACAAGAGGTGACAagaccacccccccgccccccccccaaccccgggccACCATTTAAACTACCCTCTTAGCAGGCACTCTAGATCAGCTCTGTCCAACAGAAACACAATGGGAGCCATGGGCATGATTCTAAATTTTCCGGCAGCCAcattgaaaaaaagtaaaaaacaaacaggtgagacttagtaatatattttatttaacccaatatattcaGTATGCAATGTgttgaaaatatttcaacatgCAATCAATGTAAAACATCAGTGAGAtgaattttacattctttttggGACAAAGTCCTGAAATCCAGTGTATATtatacacttacagcacatccaATTCGGCCTGGCCACGTTTCACGTGCTCAACCGACACATGTGGCCGGTGGCTACAGTGCTGAACAGCACAGAGCTAGAACCTTtccaacaaattttatttttaaaaaatcctctgtaATATTAACCAGCTACTTTCTCATTCTGCCCACACCGATAACACAGGGTCATCTGTCTGATGAAACACAACCCCGCCATGCAGACCTTCGGGCCTCAGGGTCACTGGGGTCTCCAAGGAGAACTAAGTAGGGTCCCGGCCTCAGCCCAGGTTTGGGCACAGGGCAGGAGGGGCCCGGGGATGCCACGTTCCCTCTCCCGCTTACCTGAGTCCACGCTGAGGCCCAGACCCCCGGCCACGTCCCCCGTGGGGCTCGCGAAGGGTCCCCCAGGCGCGGCCCACGTGGCGCCGGCCGGCTCGCCCTTGGCCGAGAGCTCGCAGGACGGGCTGCCGGGCGCGGGGGCCGGCGCGGGAGCGAGGCGGGCCGGGCGCCCCGAGGCAGCCGGCATCAGCAGCGGCCCGTAGCGCGGGTCGAAGTGCGGCGCGTAGACCTCGTGCACAGCTGCGGGCCGCGGGTAGGCGGCGGCCTGGGCGCCGAGGGCGCCGCCCAGCGCGTAAGGGTGGTGCGGATGCGCGTGGTGGGGATGCGCGTGGTGCCAGGGCTCTGCCGCGCCCTGGTGCAGGTGGCCGTGCAGCGCGGCCGGCGAGTAGGGGTCGGCTGCGGCGAAGGGCAGCTCCGAGTGAGCGGCGGCCAGCGGGCTGCCCAGCGGCGCGGGCACTGGCGTCTGGTAAGCGCTGTTCCAGAAGGAGGCGGGGAAGCTGCGCTGGCTCATCGGGAAGGAGCCGTCTTTGGGCCGGCGAggcggaggggaggagagggagagaggaacgCATCACCGCCGGAAGCACGGCTGCCGACGCCGCTCGGCCGCCGCAGAACTGAACGGCCGGGGCGGGCAAAGGGCGGGAAAGGCGCCGTGCTGGGCGCACGCGCGGCGCCTCTCTCGCGGGGCTGCGGCCCGGGAACGCGAGGTCCGGGCGCCGCACTGGGGAACTCTTTGGGGAGGAGCGCCGCTTCCTCGGATGTTGCAGGCGCGTCCCAGGCTGCGGGAACCTGGAGACTGGCGGGGAGAGGAAGAGCGTAGAgacttccttccccagccccagttTCAGGGCGCAGGGAGCTTCTTTCAGACTCCGGGCTGGACGGCCTCGGACCAGAAGCGGCCTCGCCTTCCCGGCCCGCAGCCTCTCCTGAAGCTAAAGGTACCTCTTCCCTCTCTTGGTCGGCCGCCTAGCGATCTCACTACCCGCTCTCGCGTTTCAGCCTCCCTAGCTCCAGAAAATGTGCCCCTCCAAGGCCTCCGATGGACTGGAAGTCCATCGACATATTTCGGAGTCTTGCTATTATTAGCCTCCTTTCtagaaactttatttaaaaaaatttttttgcaaagAGTAAACGACCTATTAAAAGGGCAGCTGTATTATTTGCAGAGGGAGACACGAAGGGACAggtcttttcagttttaattaaaacattttctgcatCAAAATGTGGACGCcaggaataataacaataataattattattgtttgtaTCATTGTTGACCCCTAGTGTCTGGAAGCATTTTAAGAGAACAGCATTTAGCTCAAATTTTTTGCCTTTAgttgggaggaaaggaaagaaagacatttaATTAAAAGAACCCTGGAGAAGGCATCTGCATTTCATAGTagataatttaaaatgctttgaaaatgcaTTCTAAGTAGTGAACAGTCTTCCTGTTAAAAGTATTTAGGCAACTggagaataaaaagaatgttttgtATTTAAAACTAATGTTTTTGGATCTTGTCTAGGCAAGGTTTGTACAAACTGTCAcactcttaagaaaaaaaaggaagggcgACAGTTGTCatttcccccaaaatgaaatatttgttttcctttgttacaACAAAGTCCTCATTTCTCAGCTTGGTACACATCAAAAGCAAAGATTAGTGAGAAAGTTACCAAAGTTACCAAATAGTTACTTCCACCCTTGTTTTGGTAATAAAGGGAGGTCAAGATTTCAGAATAGAAGGGAGAGTTCGTTAACtcatccaagaaatcattgtccCAGGCTAGGTAAAGCAGTGCTTGGTGAGGAGGGTAAACCAATAAAGAAGGGATGTGTTTGGGGAAATCCCTTAGAGATGTTTTGGCTACCcttaaattcttatttctttattattttactcgCGTATTGAAAGACATTCTCTGCTTCAAGATTTCCCAAGTAATCAAAATCTGGCAAAAGGCATAAGTAGGTTTTAGGAGACATTCTTCAGCAGGTTTTGCTTGCACTGCATTCTAGGACTTTTTTCTCTGGAAAGATTTTCAGAAATGGGGTAAGGGCCCTGTAAGCTGTTGTTTGTGAagatccccctcccccctccccccccccacctgccTTGGGAGGCTGCTGGAAACCTCACATTTCCACAGcacatttacatacattttctgtTACCCTTATAGCCACCTCCAGGGATAGTTAAGTGGGCAAATATTATACTAATTTTAGAGACCAGTAAATAGAGTGACCTCCAagaggttaagagacttgcccaaggtcatattgCTAGGAAGTGGTGGAGCCAACACACAAACGTAGGCCTCCCAATTCCAAGGCCTTTGGTTTTTCCTAGGTCACTGCTCTGCTCTGCCTCTTCAAGGAGAGATCTTAGGCCTGTGCCTACTCCTCCTTCGATTTCCTTATCCTCTCCCAATGGCCCTCCTCACCTCTTCTCTAACACTTAGCATTCTTTCAGCTGCATCTCTTTGAACCCCTGTAGGTGGACCCCAGGCTATGAGGGCTCTCTATCCTCCTTTGCCAGTTGGGGCCCCATACTTACCCCGCCAGGGCCCGGAGCTCCGCGGGGCTTTGCTGCTTGTACAGCTTGGGGAGTAGCTGCTAGGCTGGCTCAGGGCCCGGCTGAAGTGTTCATCCACCACAGAGCTGATGTCTCCCTGGAAATAGGTGAAAAGGACGCAGCGGGAGTTGATGTACTCCGCCTCTGGTGGGCGCTCTTTCTCCGGGctgccttcttcttcttttatactAGCCGGAGTTTGGCTGGAGAAGGAGGAGCTGCCACTGCCACTGCTGTTGCTGGGGCTGGCGTTGCACTCCTGTGCTTCCTGCATTTTGGAGTAACAGGCTAGTTTCTGCTCAAAGGAGAAAGAATAGAGAAGTCAACTTCAAAAGAGCGAGCAAATTGTGTTCAGACTGCACTCCCTCATCCGGATCCCAAAGGTATCCAGGAGCAACTGGCATGGGTGCCCATGCCCGGTGCTCAGTAACGTGGGCTGCAGTCAACAGGCCTCCCAACCTGCAGCTCAACAAAGGTGGGGCTCCTGAGAGGCCGACT
The genomic region above belongs to Phocoena sinus isolate mPhoSin1 chromosome 12, mPhoSin1.pri, whole genome shotgun sequence and contains:
- the VGLL2 gene encoding transcription cofactor vestigial-like protein 2 isoform X2 encodes the protein MSCLDVMYQVYGPPQPYFAAAYTPYHQKLACYSKMQEAQECNASPSNSSGSGSSSFSSQTPASIKEEEGSPEKERPPEAEYINSRCVLFTYFQGDISSVVDEHFSRALSQPSSYSPSCTSSKAPRSSGPWRDGSFPMSQRSFPASFWNSAYQTPVPAPLGSPLAAAHSELPFAAADPYSPAALHGHLHQGAAEPWHHAHPHHAHPHHPYALGGALGAQAAAYPRPAAVHEVYAPHFDPRYGPLLMPAASGRPARLAPAPAPAPGSPSCELSAKGEPAGATWAAPGGPFASPTGDVAGGLGLSVDSARRYSLCGASLLS
- the VGLL2 gene encoding transcription cofactor vestigial-like protein 2 isoform X1, whose protein sequence is MSCLDVMYQVYGPPQPYFAAAYTPYHQKLACYSKMQEAQECNASPSNSSGSGSSSFSSQTPASIKEEEGSPEKERPPEAEYINSRCVLFTYFQGDISSVVDEHFSRALSQPSSYSPSCTSSKAPRSSGPWRDGSFPMSQRSFPASFWNSAYQTPVPAPLGSPLAAAHSELPFAAADPYSPAALHGHLHQGAAEPWHHAHPHHAHPHHPYALGGALGAQAAAYPRPAAVHEVYAPHFDPRYGPLLMPAASGRPARLAPAPAPAPGSPSCELSAKGEPAGATWAAPGGPFASPTGDVAGGLGLSVDSGKRERERGIPGPLLPCAQTWAEAGTLLSSPWRPQ